The following proteins are encoded in a genomic region of Hippoglossus hippoglossus isolate fHipHip1 chromosome 3, fHipHip1.pri, whole genome shotgun sequence:
- the LOC117759176 gene encoding ephrin-B2a-like, whose amino-acid sequence MGSSAWSCGAVMLLSVFCCCRAATLESIHWSSSNAKFTAGQGLVLYPQIGDKMDIVCPRADASPEGKEEFYRVYLVSRSQIESCTIDKTDTPLLNCDKPHRDVKFTFKFQEFSPNLWGLEFLRGRDYYITSTSTGALQGLDNTNGGVCRTQSMKLVLRVGQSSSDPPSVLQESPTRFPPSRPKPKAKDESAKERDIKSKTDADQDKGQTNPSGGGDSETQLFVWVFSGCVIVFLVVIILLVLLWRHRRLPESQQSASVSLNTLAVPKRDSISSDNNGSDRSDVVFPLRPSDSMVCRHYERVSGDYGPPVYIVQEITPQTPTNLYYKV is encoded by the exons ATGGGGAGCAGCGCATGGAGCTGCGGTGCCGTGATGCTGCTGAgcgtcttctgctgctgccgcgCCGCCACTCTGGAGTCCATCCACTGGAGCAGCTCCAATGCAAA ATTTACTGCAGGTCAGGGTCTGGTCCTGTATCCTCAGATAGGGGACAAGATGGACATTGTGTGTCCCCGGGCAGACGCTTCCCCGGAGGGGAAAGAGGAGTTCTACAGGGTGTACCTGGTCTCCCGGAGTCAGATCGAGAGCTGCACCATCGACAAGACGGACACGCCCCTGCTGAACTGTGACAAGCCTCACCGGGACGTCAAGTTCACGTTCAAGTTCCAGGAGTTCAGCCCCAACCTGTGGGGGTTGGAGTTCCTCAGGGGGAGGGACTATTATATCACCT CCACCTCGACAGGAGCTCTTCAAGGTCTGGATAACACTAATGGAGGAGTGTGTAGGACCCAATCCATGAAGCTGGTGCTGAGAGTCGGCCAGA GCTCCTCAGATCCACCCTCAGTCCTCCAGGAGTCGCCCACCAGATTCCCGCCCTCACGACCGAAACCCAAGGCCAAGGACGAGTCTGCGAAAGAACGCGACATAAAAAGCAAAACtg ACGCAGACCAGGATAAAGGACAAACAAACCCCAGTGGCGGCGGTGACTCGGAGACACAGCTGTTCGTGTGGGTTTTTTCCGGCTGCGTGATCGTCTTCCTGGTCGTCATCATTttgctggtgctgctgtggaGGCACCGTCGCCTCCCAGAGAGCCAGCAGTCCGCCTCCGTGTCCCTCAACACCTTGGCCGTGCCGAAGCGGGACAGCATCAGCAGCGACAACAACGGCTCGGACCGCAGCGACGTCGTCTTTCCTCTGCGGCCTTCTGACAGCATGGTCTGCCGTCACTATGAGCGTGTGAGCGGCGACTATGGTCCACCTGTCTACATCGTTCAGGAGATCACACCTCAGACTCCAACCAACCTCTACTACAAAGTCTAA